Part of the Nostoc sp. ATCC 53789 genome, CATCAGTATATGCCAAATTAGTTTTTTCGGTAATTTATACTACCCACCTATCCCAAAAAACTAACGTGGTAATTACACTACTTTGTACTAGCTTCATGAAGTTATCCAACGCGACGGTGATTGAAAAGTATAACAGTATACGTAGGCGCTGCTATAGCCTCCTGTGCAGAAGCCATCACAGACATCGCTACCAATAATTAATTATCAATATTTGATATTAAAAATGGTATCTAATAGACAGTAAATGTAGTAAGTAAATAGAGCCAAATTTCCTTTTGTCCTGGTATTTTCCCTCAGGGAGAATGCTCACCTTTACTCAACCTAAAACTTCTCTTAATTGAACTCTATTCAAAAGAAGACTAATCTAGAAAATATCTTCATTGGAAGAGAGAATGAAACTCATCAAATTGTTACTATTTAGTATTGTTCTCATCTTCTTTGCATGGATTAGTCCACTGCACGCTAGTCCAATAGCACAATTGCCAACTCCTTCACTTCCAGTTGCCCAACGAGAAACAACATTTCTGAAAAATTCCCAGGATGTATTGACTGTTGCAACTTTTAACGTCGAGAATTTAGACCCAAAAGATCGACGTTTTGATGATATTGCCAAAATTATTCAGAGTAATTTGAACGCCCCAGATGTCATCAGTTTGATTGAAGTTCAGGATAACAACGGGCCAACCAATGATGATGTTGTGAATGCAAACGAGACTTACCAAAAACTGATTGCTGCGCTCGAAAATATCGGTAGTCCGAAATACAATTTTGTGGATATTGCACCCAGTGACGATCAAGATGGTGGAGAACCTGGAGGTAATATCCGTGTCGGTTTATTATTTCGGCCCAGTCGGATAACTCTAGCAAAACTGCCCAAAAAAGGCGGTTCATTAGATACTGTGGCTATTACTAAAGGTACAAATGGTCTTGACCTTTCACTAAACCCAGGTCGAATTGATCCTACAAATAGTGCTTTCGAGGACAGCCGTAAGCCACTCGTAGCAGAATTTATATTTAACGAGCAAAAGCTGTTTATCATTGCTAATCACTTTGTTTCTAAGCTGGGAGGTTCTCCTGGCGATGTTCAACGAGTCAAGCAAGCCGAAATCGTTAATAAATTCGTAGGGCAAATATTAGAAGTTGACCCGCAAGCAAAAGTAATCGTACTGGGTGACTTAAATGATTTACCCGATTCCTTACCTCTGAAAACTTTAAAGGGTAATATTCTTGAGAATCTGACGGATCGTTTACCTGCTAGCGATCGCTTTACTTTCAAATTTCGGGGAAAACCTCAACTTATTGATCATTTGTTGGTCAGTGAAAACCTTTCCGGTTTTGCTCAACCAAAAATTGACATTGTGCATGTCAATGTCGGCTTTAGTCAGCCTGTCAGCGACCACGATCCTGTGATTGCAGCGTTTACATTACCTACTAGCCAGTCCACCTCTGACACTATTCCTCCTGTTGTTCAACCTACTCCCACTCCCGTAAATGATTCGGCAATTATATTGCCTCAATTATCCAAAGTCGCTCTAGTTGAAGAACTTGCTAAGAAGTATACGCCTAGCAAAACTTTGAACTACGATCGCGCCAGAGACGAAATGTTTGGCATTATTGACAACCAAGCGGGTATTGTGACAGATATCTATGCCAGTTACCAAATTCGTCTAAATGGTAATGGCGATCCTAGTCAGGAAGCTGACAAATTAGGGCTGAATACTGAACACGTTTGGCCACAAAGTAAAGGGGCTGACAACGGTAATGCTCGAAGTGACCTTCACCATTTATTTCCTGCACGAGAAAATATTAATAGTGAGCGAGGAAATAAACCCTTCGACGATATAGCCGACACCAGTACTAAAAAATGGTATCGAAATGATACTGTTCAATCTACAATTCCTAGTAGAGCAATTGACGAGTTTAGCGAATCATCATCTGCTAAATTTGAGCCTAGAGAAAAAGTAAAAGGGGATATAGCTAGGGCAATTTTCTACTTTTACACTATCTATCGGAATCAGGCTGAGAAGGTAGACCGAAATTACTTTCAGAATCAGCGTCAGACTCTGTGTAAATGGAATCGCCAAGACCCACCTGATATTACTGAAATAGAACGCAGTCACGCGATCGCCAAATTTCAAGGTAATGATAATCCATTCGTGCTAGATGTCACATTAGCAGAACGGGCATACTGTAATCCCTAAAGATTTGGGTAGCACAGTTGTGCTACCCAACAAACAATAAAATATTCTTTTCGGTCAAAACTTTAATGCAGTAATTCCTCAACTTGATGCTGGCTCCACAAAGTTCTGTATAAACCCTGTTGTTGCAATAGTTCTAAGTGATTGCCTATTTGAACAATTTTTCCCTTTTCCATCACAAAAATCCTGTCAGCCGCAGCCGCCGCAGATAATTGATGGGTAATGAAAATTACTGTTTTGCGTTCAGTACCACTGGAGAGATTTTTGAGGATTTGCGTGGCTGTTTGATTATCCACACTAGAGAGAGCATCATCCAAAATTAACACTGGCGCATTGACCAGCATCGCTCTAGCTAAGGCAGTACGTTGCCGTTGACCACCAGAAAGAGTGATACCGCGTTCACCAACAAGAGTTTCATATTGCTGAGGAAAACTATTAATTTCTGATTCAATTTTGGCAAGTTTAGCAACAGATTCTATCTGCTCTTGTTCGCTAATTGGATCGCCATAGCGGATATTATTTTTGATTGTAGTGCTAAATAGAAAACTATCTTGAGGAACGTAAGCGATCGCACCTCGTAAATCTGCCAAAGCTATTTTAGTAATATCCAGCCCATCTAAAAACAATTGTCCTGATTCAATATCCAACAAGCGCGGTAAAGCATTCGCCAAAGTGGATTTTCCCGAACCAATTGCCCCAACAATGGCCACGGTTTCTCCAGGAGCAATAGTAAAATTAACGTTTTCTAAAGCTGGAGTAGTCGAACCAGGGTAACTGTAAGTGAGATTTTTCGCTGTCACTTCCCCTTTAAGTTCAGCTGCTTGTAGGTGTATGGCCTCAGCTGTGTCTTGAATTTTCGGTGTGACAGAGAGAATAGATTCCAGGCGATCTATACTAACTTCACCCCGTTGATAGGCAGTAATTGTGAATCCTAAAAGGGCTGTGGGGAAAACTAGACGCTCTACATAAATTAACAAGGCTAAAAAGTCGCCAACCTGAAGTGCCCCAGAAGACATCCGCGCTGCCCCTAGCCAGATAATTACCAGCGAACTGACATTAGCTAGCCCACCAATTAGCGGAAACAGGGTATTTCGGAGTTTTGCTAGTTCCAGGTTAGCAGTCAATAGCTGCTGATTTTTTTTGGAGAAGGCTCGACGCTCATTTGCTTCTTGGGCATAGATTTTAATTAAGGCAATGCCACTAATATCCTCCTGGATGAGTTCGCTGATTTCAGAGAGTTGCTCTTGGACTGCTGCTTGCTGTTTGCGTAAGCGATCGCTAAACAGACTCACCAACAAGAGCATAAAAGGGTAAACTGCCAGAGACGCTAGCGTCAGATCCACACTAATCGCCAGCATTACTGGCAGTGTCAGGGCGTAGGCAAACACTGTATTTGCCAAACTCAAAACGGCAAAACCCAATAAACGTTTGATATTGTCCACATCACTAGTAGCCCGATTAATTAAATCGCCAGCAGTATTACTGGCAAAATAAGCCGGCTCCAGCTTGAGCAAGTGTTCAAAAATCCGTTGTTTCAGGTCAAATTCCACCTGACGACCCACCCCAAATAGCCAAATGCGTGATGCCATCCGCATTAGCCACATCGCCGAACTGAGCAAGACAATTATTACTACATAATGTAGTATTTCGTTCCAGTTGAAAGTTGTTGAGAGTTTATCAACACCAGCACGAATCAACCAAGGGATATAAACGCCCAGTGCATTGACAGACAACAAAGCGAGAATGCCTAATGACGCTTCCCGCCAATGGGGTCGTAAGTAAGCACTGAGTTTAGCGATTCGTCGAGATTTTGCCATTAAAGCAATTTTGCAACTTTATCATCCTAGATTAACTGCTAGCCCAAGCAGGCAGCTATGTAGAGAGAATGGGGA contains:
- a CDS encoding endonuclease; translation: MKLIKLLLFSIVLIFFAWISPLHASPIAQLPTPSLPVAQRETTFLKNSQDVLTVATFNVENLDPKDRRFDDIAKIIQSNLNAPDVISLIEVQDNNGPTNDDVVNANETYQKLIAALENIGSPKYNFVDIAPSDDQDGGEPGGNIRVGLLFRPSRITLAKLPKKGGSLDTVAITKGTNGLDLSLNPGRIDPTNSAFEDSRKPLVAEFIFNEQKLFIIANHFVSKLGGSPGDVQRVKQAEIVNKFVGQILEVDPQAKVIVLGDLNDLPDSLPLKTLKGNILENLTDRLPASDRFTFKFRGKPQLIDHLLVSENLSGFAQPKIDIVHVNVGFSQPVSDHDPVIAAFTLPTSQSTSDTIPPVVQPTPTPVNDSAIILPQLSKVALVEELAKKYTPSKTLNYDRARDEMFGIIDNQAGIVTDIYASYQIRLNGNGDPSQEADKLGLNTEHVWPQSKGADNGNARSDLHHLFPARENINSERGNKPFDDIADTSTKKWYRNDTVQSTIPSRAIDEFSESSSAKFEPREKVKGDIARAIFYFYTIYRNQAEKVDRNYFQNQRQTLCKWNRQDPPDITEIERSHAIAKFQGNDNPFVLDVTLAERAYCNP
- a CDS encoding ABC transporter ATP-binding protein, with the protein product MAKSRRIAKLSAYLRPHWREASLGILALLSVNALGVYIPWLIRAGVDKLSTTFNWNEILHYVVIIVLLSSAMWLMRMASRIWLFGVGRQVEFDLKQRIFEHLLKLEPAYFASNTAGDLINRATSDVDNIKRLLGFAVLSLANTVFAYALTLPVMLAISVDLTLASLAVYPFMLLLVSLFSDRLRKQQAAVQEQLSEISELIQEDISGIALIKIYAQEANERRAFSKKNQQLLTANLELAKLRNTLFPLIGGLANVSSLVIIWLGAARMSSGALQVGDFLALLIYVERLVFPTALLGFTITAYQRGEVSIDRLESILSVTPKIQDTAEAIHLQAAELKGEVTAKNLTYSYPGSTTPALENVNFTIAPGETVAIVGAIGSGKSTLANALPRLLDIESGQLFLDGLDITKIALADLRGAIAYVPQDSFLFSTTIKNNIRYGDPISEQEQIESVAKLAKIESEINSFPQQYETLVGERGITLSGGQRQRTALARAMLVNAPVLILDDALSSVDNQTATQILKNLSSGTERKTVIFITHQLSAAAAADRIFVMEKGKIVQIGNHLELLQQQGLYRTLWSQHQVEELLH